The Oscillatoria acuminata PCC 6304 genomic interval TCCGGCCCCAGCAATGGCGATCGCCACCGTTGCGCCGATCGCCACGCGCCACTTATACCCAAAGAATTTGACGGCACTCAAGGCATTCTGACGCCGCTGAGTCAGAGGCGCATCCGTGGCCGGTAATGGCCAATTTGGGGTGGAGTAAGGGGGAGTCTTAGCCGTTGGGGGTAACTCCTCGGTGATGGTTTCTTCAAGGATATCAAACGCCTTTTGGACTTGGCTGTTTTGCCGATGCACTGCATCAATTTCGGGGTCAATCTCACCCACCATTTCTCGGAACAACTCCGACACCACAGCGACGGCCTCATCCTCATCGAGTTCGTCATACATGATATCTTCATAAACCCCTTCCAGGTCTCCCTCATCCAGAAACTCTGAGTCATCCTCGGCAAAAGCGCTTTGCACCGTCATTGTTCCCGTGCGGGAGGGGGGGATGGTGCTGAAATCGAGAAGAGTGTCGCGGGAGTGAGAATTGCTGGGGGTGGAGAATGGGGAGAGGGAACTAGCAGCGGCAATTTCCTGGGGAATCGGTGCGGTTTGACGAGGAAGCGGGCGATCGCCCACCGTGGTGCGAGGGTTCTCAGGGGTCTCTTGTGCCGACGTGAGATATCCATCAAATTCCGGATGGAGATACAGCACAGGCAGCGCCCAGTAGAGTTCGTGAGAACCATAGGCGGACATCAACCCTTGTCTGGCGCGATTTAAACTCAGGTCTACAGGATACCCTTGTTTGATGTTGTAATAAAATAACCGGGTCAGGGTCAGGGCGACATCATCGGTGATTCGTTCTGCCATTGCCAGAACCCCGGGGACACCCCGCTTGACCAGGGCCTCCGCTAGAGACCTTCTGCCAGTGGCATCGGTGGGGTCAGAACTGGCGGTATAGGCCCCGCGACAGGAGTTAAAGACGGCCATGCGAATTCCGGCATTGACTAACAATCCCGCCAAGTCATTGCCCGTGAGAACTTCGCTTAAGCCGGTTTTACGGTTGACGAGATACAGTTCACCGCCACCGGCACCGACATCGCTATGACCGGAGTAATGTAAGACTTGGTAATGATTTTGTTCTAAGGCGCGGGTGAGTTCTTCTCGGTTGGGTTGTTCCAGGATATCCAGTTGGATTTGTGGGGGTTTGCCGGTAACGGGAGTGCCACTGCGCCAGCGCGCTTTGAGGTCTTCCTGGAGGTGAACTGCTTCCCGTTTCAGGGCGAGATTTTCCCGGTCCGTGGGTGCAGCTAAGACCATTAAAATTTTAACCCGATCGCCGGTATTTCCGGGGAGGGCAACGGGGGCGAGGGTGGGTTGATAGCGAGAGAAGACCAGATCTTTCCCTGTGGCGATCGCCCGGGTTTCTTCGTGAATCACCTCCCAAGGGAGACGAGGTAGGTGAGGGCCTTTGAGTCCGAGGCGTAATCGCAGCACATTCCCTTGGTTATGGGCGATCGCCTGGGCCGAAGTCATGCGATCGAGTAAGCTGCCTTGAAACAACGCCTGATAAAGTTCCTGACCCAGTTCTACTAAGTTTCCTAACGTAGTCCGTTCTGAATTGGCCGTTGGGGAGTTCGAGGAAGAATCCGGTTGATCATTTAAGCGCATCAACATCGATAATGGATCTTCCATTAGCTTAGTCGCTTGGCGCAACCATCCCTCTACCGGCCAGACCACTTGTTCCTCCGCCGGTAACACGCCTTTGGGTGCTTGTTCGGTCCGCACCAAATACTTATCGTCCCCAACTGGGGTTACAGAAATATGTAATTCTTCAAATTTCTGGCTCACAGTTTCACTGCACTCCTGCTCACTGTTTATATGCTATCTCTGGGGCTGACCTGTGGTTTGGTTGAGGCTGGCCCCTTTTATGTTTAACTCTAGTTTTAAGGGGATAAATGGGATAATTGACTAGAAAATCCCGAAGACAATGGACCGATATTCGCTCATTTGTTCGGTTTTTTTTGGAGCAGTTTATCCCCTGTTTAAATCGTCACTTTATAGATGAACCCTCAAAATTTTCCCCGAGTTAGAGGAATTTTATTTTGGATAGAGTCTTTCCGGATAGACGAACCTGTTGTAGAAAAGTTACCCGCCTCAAGAAACTTTTTCATTCATCGCTCAAAATTGGCTGTTAACCTCCTAAGCAATGAAGGCGAAAAATTTCTGAGGAAATGCTGACAACTGTCCGGAATACATCAGCTTTATCGAGAACAATAGAGTGGTAGATGCACCCTGATGGATATATCCCGGCACCAAAACGCCGGGAATTTTTTAAGCTTTTCGTTCGTTAATCTCCTGACAATTAAGACATTTCCCTGTGCGATCGAGTGAAATAGCCGGGAAAATCAGCCCGTTCCAATTGCGGACTGTTCACCTCAAGCCTTCAACCCCAATCAAGATTAAACGGGTTACAGATATCTTTTACCTTGATCCGGTTAAGCTGAGAAATCTCAGAACGATGAATTATAGATGCACTCAAAAGTCGATCCCTAGTTGTTAGGAGCTAGGGATTTTTTTAATGGGTGGTTAAGGAGTAGCCCTGTCAAGGTGATAAATTTAATGACGAAAAATCAGGGTTTCTTGGACAGGCGATCACTCTCGCGCCCCTACAAGAGGTAAATTTAATGACGAAAAATCAGGGTTTCTTGTAGGGGCGTATGCAATACGCCCAAAAGAGGGCGTATTGCATACGCCCCTACAATCTACACACCTTGACAGGGCTAGTGGTTAAGGAGCGATCGCATGGTTTGGGAGCCTGTAGATGCACCACTGAATCGCGCCTGAAAGCAGAATCTCTTACCCTGATTGACGGGACAGACACAAATGAACCGGATTGGCCCGAGAGGAGTTCACCCTAGATTGACGTTTCCTCTCCCTTGCAAATGTAGTGACAGCCTGATGGCGCAGGTTCGCTTTGTGCCTGCTTAATCTCTAGTTTAGCAATAATTTTTCCGGATTGCAGGGGTATTTCCAGAAGAAAGCAATGGTAGATGCACCCTGATTGACGTTTCCCGGCTCTTTTGAGCCGGTTTTTTTTTATCTAAAGTTTTGACCCACCCTAGTCCGAGGAGACCCCCAAAGGTTAGAAACTCTTGTGCCTTTGGCGCTGTACCCCAGGGGTTAGAAACCGGGTTTCTTGACAACATTTTTGGCAATTCTCCTCAATCTGGGTCAGAAAACCGGTTTCTTGTCCTTGATACCCAATCGATGAAAAAGGCGCACCATGAATGGTGCGCCTTTTTTAGATGAATTGTCCCGTTAATCTAATCCGAGGCGATCGCCTCAAAGGATTTCACCTCTAAAACTGGGCCAATCATTGCCATTGTCATCACATCATCGCGGACTTGACCTTTGACTTTGACCTTTTGACCCGCTTTTAACAAATCCGCCGGTGCACCTTGATAAATCTCGTAGGTTTCACCGCTATCGGAAACCAGTGCCCAAGCACCAGGTCCGATATTTTTGCGTTCGATTGTCCCTTTTACATTAATACTCATGCAATTTGTCCCTCATCCTTCATGGCTAGACGAGCAAGTGCCAAGCATAAGCAGGCATTCACCAGCAAAAAGGCCCGGGCACCGATGCCACTGCCAATCCATAATAAGGTCGGGGCCGGTGCTAACACTGCACTAATTCCCAGACAGGTTGCCACCCCAATTGTGGAACCGATCGCAAACCATTTCCATTGGGGATGTCCCAACAGCAACAGAATTAAACCCACGGGAATAATCACACTGGCAAATAGCGGATTAAAGGCGCTACTTCCGGAGATAGCGGTTCCCAATTCTGGAATGGAACTGCCCAGGATACGGAAGGGCCACTGGGGTAAATCAAAGATATAGAAGCCCCGGAAGACGAATAATCCAGAACTGCCAGCAACCAATCCAGTCGCCATACTCATCGTCCAACTGAAGGGGAAATACATCTTCAGTAACCAGGCAATCAGATAGGACCCGACGACCATTAAGACTTTCGGTAACAGGGCATAGACGCCACCATCAATCCAGAAACGGGGGTTGAGATAGCCGTTATCGCGCAACCAGCGGAAGAAGTCACTAAAGAAGTGACCAAAATCAAATTGACCTCCCTTGGCGAGGGCTACCGCAGTAGAGGCATCCAGATGTCCCGCCCCAAAGTGGTTGAGGGGGTCTTCTTTCACTTCCCGCGCCGATTCTTTGAGGATGGCGGTAATTTTTTCCGGGTCAGTGATGCCAGAGGCTTTAATCAAGGCGGCGACACCGGCGACATGAGGGGCCGCCATACTGGTGCCTTGATAGGCTTGAAAGGCAAAACCGGGGAGATTGGTATCCGGGTCAAAGGAGATGGTTTCTTGGAGGATACCGCCTTCATCACCATTAGTAGTATCGCCACCAGGGGCGGAAATATCCACACCGGCCCCAAAGTTGGAGTAGGGGGCTTTTTGTCCGGTGGAATCGATCGCCGCTACGCCAATCACGTTGACATAGCGGGCGGGATAGGAGGCACTGTTGCGCTGTTCGTTGCCAGCAGCCGCAATAATCACGACTCCTTTGTTATGGGCATAGGCGATCGCCTCTTTCATGGCGTTACTTTCACCGGCCCCACCCAAGCTCATATTAATCACATCGGCCCCGTTATCTGCCGCAAATTTAATCGCTTCGGCGATATCGGCAACGTTGCCGCCCCCACTGGCGCTTAAGACTTTCAGAGGCATGATGCTGGCTTCATAAGCGACCCCAGCGACGCCATAGCCATTATTGGTGGTTTGGGCGATGGTTCCAGCGACGTGGGTGCCATGTCCGTTATCATCATCGGCGAGTTCGCGATTGTTAACGAAGTCGTATCCTTTGACAAATTTGGTATTTTTTAAGTCCGGAACGCGACTGACTCCGGTATCAATCACCGCGACGGTGATGCCACTGCCTTTGGTGTCACTCCAGGCTTTTTCCACGTTGATGCTGCGGAGATTCCACTGTTGGGCGTAGAATGGGTCGTTGGGAATATCTAGGGTTTGATATTCGTAAGCGGGTTCAATGTATTCTGTGTATTCAGAAACATCAGATTTTTTGAGGGTCTTGAGCAGTTCGCGATCGCCGTTGACAACATAGAAGTGATCATCCACCGAAAACTGGGAGTTAAGACGGGGGACCACGCCATACTCGGAGGCGATCGCGTTGACTTGTTGCTTAACCTCGACGAGGGGAAGATCTTCCCGAAAGTCGAGGACAATGGACTCGAAAGTGCCTTGATTCGCTAAACCCTTGAAGTTAAACAGGGCAAAGCTCAAACCCACTATAAATAAGGAAAGGAGCAGAAGTTTTTTCATAGGAACTGTCCAGCGTAGCGCCAGTTATCTCACCACGATAACTCATCATTATCCGATTTTGGGGAAATGTTTCAGGATTTTAAGAG includes:
- a CDS encoding CHAT domain-containing protein, with translation MSQKFEELHISVTPVGDDKYLVRTEQAPKGVLPAEEQVVWPVEGWLRQATKLMEDPLSMLMRLNDQPDSSSNSPTANSERTTLGNLVELGQELYQALFQGSLLDRMTSAQAIAHNQGNVLRLRLGLKGPHLPRLPWEVIHEETRAIATGKDLVFSRYQPTLAPVALPGNTGDRVKILMVLAAPTDRENLALKREAVHLQEDLKARWRSGTPVTGKPPQIQLDILEQPNREELTRALEQNHYQVLHYSGHSDVGAGGGELYLVNRKTGLSEVLTGNDLAGLLVNAGIRMAVFNSCRGAYTASSDPTDATGRRSLAEALVKRGVPGVLAMAERITDDVALTLTRLFYYNIKQGYPVDLSLNRARQGLMSAYGSHELYWALPVLYLHPEFDGYLTSAQETPENPRTTVGDRPLPRQTAPIPQEIAAASSLSPFSTPSNSHSRDTLLDFSTIPPSRTGTMTVQSAFAEDDSEFLDEGDLEGVYEDIMYDELDEDEAVAVVSELFREMVGEIDPEIDAVHRQNSQVQKAFDILEETITEELPPTAKTPPYSTPNWPLPATDAPLTQRRQNALSAVKFFGYKWRVAIGATVAIAIAGAGFWTGQTRFSATTPGPGTLFPPTASIALESPLSSGDRANFSQLQTPEVGKLAFAYFNEGDAIAGQKAVEELLQPQRSALNYAEAVLSGVPEPHKFDSSITFLWGRLAWQAVLSGNPKYSLDDVRRYWTRAVQQEPNNPTYYNALGFAYYADGNFKKAEDAWMESLKLLEKMPLIGAKNSTTPESAPLESYDALTAYAGFSLILSRSASDLPPGDRAEVLNKAIKLRKIVLNADPLSFQPDALATDWMWPESALEDWRSLLMTRE
- a CDS encoding S8 family peptidase, which gives rise to MKKLLLLSLFIVGLSFALFNFKGLANQGTFESIVLDFREDLPLVEVKQQVNAIASEYGVVPRLNSQFSVDDHFYVVNGDRELLKTLKKSDVSEYTEYIEPAYEYQTLDIPNDPFYAQQWNLRSINVEKAWSDTKGSGITVAVIDTGVSRVPDLKNTKFVKGYDFVNNRELADDDNGHGTHVAGTIAQTTNNGYGVAGVAYEASIMPLKVLSASGGGNVADIAEAIKFAADNGADVINMSLGGAGESNAMKEAIAYAHNKGVVIIAAAGNEQRNSASYPARYVNVIGVAAIDSTGQKAPYSNFGAGVDISAPGGDTTNGDEGGILQETISFDPDTNLPGFAFQAYQGTSMAAPHVAGVAALIKASGITDPEKITAILKESAREVKEDPLNHFGAGHLDASTAVALAKGGQFDFGHFFSDFFRWLRDNGYLNPRFWIDGGVYALLPKVLMVVGSYLIAWLLKMYFPFSWTMSMATGLVAGSSGLFVFRGFYIFDLPQWPFRILGSSIPELGTAISGSSAFNPLFASVIIPVGLILLLLGHPQWKWFAIGSTIGVATCLGISAVLAPAPTLLWIGSGIGARAFLLVNACLCLALARLAMKDEGQIA